CTTCAGAAGCTTCGTGCCCTGCACGGCCACGCTGTGCCAGGTGGTGGCCATGGTGGTCACGTTGTAGAGCATGTGGCACTCCGGCTTTTCCACCGTACCAAAGTAGGGAACCACCTTGGCTGGCTCCATCACCACCTCGCCCAGAAGCGCCACCGCCGGGCAGACGATCTCCCCGATCATGCGCATCATCCGGACAATGGTGTGGACCTGCTTCAGGTTCCGGCAGCTGGTCCCCAGCTCCTTCCAGATATAGGGAACCGCGTCGATCCGGATGATGTCCATCCCCTGATTGGCAAAAAACAGGAAATTATACATCATCTCGTTAAACACCCTGGGATTGGCGTAATTCAGATCCCACTGGTAGGGATAGAAGCTGGTCATTACGTAGTGACCGATCTGAGGCAGCCAGGTAAAATTCCCCGGCGCCGTGGTGGGGAACACCTGGGGCACCGTCCGCTCAAATTCCTGGGGAATCTGAGGATTGTCGTAGAAAAAGTACCGGCTCATGTACTCTCCCTCTCCCGCCAGGGCCCTTCTGGCCCACTCATGCTCATCAGAAGTGTGGTTCATGACAAAGTCCATACACACATCAATCCCCCGGTCATGGCACTCCCGCGCCAGATCCGCCAGGTCCTCCATGGTCCCAAGATCCGGGCGGACCTTGCGGAAATCCGCCACCGCGTAGCCGCCGTCCGACTTTCCCTCCACCGTGTCCAGGAAGGGCATCAGATGAATGAAGCTGGCGTTGCACTCCTCCACATAGTCCAACTTCTCCCGCACCCCTTTCAAATTGCCGGCGAAGTTGTCAATATACAACATCATCCCCAGCATCCGGTTGTTCCGGTACCACTTGGGATTCTTGCTTTTCTCCCGGTCTCTTGCCTTCAGATCCGTCCGCCGCTTCTGGTAGAATTCCCGCATCTGGTCGCACAGCTCCGCGTACATGGAGCCGTTGTTGTAAAGCTCCATGTAAAGCCACCGCAGCTCCTCCTCATGTTTTGCAAAACGGGTCTCAAATTCCTTGTTGATCTTCATATCTTCTCCCTTATATCGGGGACGGGGTATTTCTGAAAATACCCCGTCCCCATTCCCTCTTTTATTGTCTTAGATACATCTGGTAAGCCAGATATTCTCCCTCCTCAATGGGAAGCGGGATCCCCGCTTCCATCAGGGCGGCGCCGCTGTAGCTCTTCCCGGTCTTCTCATCCCGGTAGATCTTCTCAGGCGCAAGCCCCTGCAGACGAATATAATTTACCGTCATATTTCCATGCCGCCGGATCATCACGGCACTGATCAGCACATCTTTCTTATCTTCCGATACAAAGGCCCATGCCCCCACCTCGTCGGTCTGGGGGGTTGTGAGCCGGTAGTAATCTCCATTCTGGATCAGCGGCGCGTATTTATGATACGCCTCCACCTGGAGCCGGACTTCCCGCTTCTCATCCTCGGAAAGCCTGCCAAAATCCAGTTCATAGCCAAAGGTCCCCGCCATGGCCACGATCCCCCGGGTTCGCATAGGCGTGATCCGCCCGGTCTGATGGTTGGGCACCGCCGATACGTGGGACCCTATGGAAGAAGCCGGGTAGATAAACGAGGTTCCGTACTGGATCTCCAGCCGGTCGATGGCGTCCGTATTGTCACTGCACCAGATCTGAGGCGCGTAATAGAGCATCCCTGCGTCAAACCTTCCGCCTCCGCCGCAGCACCCTTCGATCAGCATATCCGGATACCTCTGGATCAGCCGCTCCAGGAAATCATAGACTCCCAGCACATAGTCGTAGAGAAGCCGTCCGTGCTCTCTTCCCGACCAGGAGTAAACATCGTTGATACTGCGGTTCATATCCCATTTGATATACTCCACATTTCCCTGGTCCAGCACGGCGCAGATGGCGTCAAACACATGATCCCGGATCTCCTTTCTGGAGAAATCCAGCACCAGCTGGTTTCTTGCCCGGATGGGGTTCCTGCTTGGGATCTTCAGCGCCCAGTCCGGGTGCGCCCGATAGAGATCGCTGTCCTCAGAGATCATCTCCGGTTCGATCCAGATACCGAACTTCAGCCCCAAGTCGTTGACCCTCCGGATCAGCTCGCCCATGGTACAGCCAAGCTTCTCCTCGTTCACCGTCCAGTCTCCCAGACTGGAATTATCGTCGTCCCGCTTCCCGAACCAGCCGTCGTCCAGCACCAACATCTCAACGCCCAGCCCCGCCGCCTCTTTGGCCAGCCGGCAGATACTTTCCCCGGTAAAATGGAAATAATCCGCCTCCCAGCTGTTCACCAGGATGGGACGCACCTGATCCCGGTATCTGCCCCTGCACAGATGTCTGCGGAAGCACCGGTGGAGATTCCTGGACAGCCTCCCGAATCCCTGATCCGAATAAGTCAGCACTGTCTCCGGGATCACAAAGGTCTCTCCTTCATCCAGCGGATAGCTGAAAAATGCCTCCGAAAGCCCCATGATGGCCCGGGTCTGATTAAACTGATCCTTCTCGATCTCACATTCAAAATTCCCGCTGTAGACAAACACCATGCCGTAACACCCTCCGGACCTCTCGTCCGTATTGGGCTTCGCCAGGATCACCGCAGGATTGTACTGATGGCTGGAAGCGCCTCTGCTGCTGCGCACCGCCTGTTTCCCGTGATGGACGGGCGTTCTCTGGAAATTCCGCTCCATGGCGTGGCGCCCGTAGAAGCTGATCATGTCGTACTCTCCGTCCAGGAAGTCCAGACAGGCAGAAGCCGCTTTATTTACATAAATGCGGTCAGGACCCCCGTTGGCGATCCTGACACTTCTGGTAATGATATCATACTCCGGAAGGACCCCGTAGAGCAGCACTGCCTGCACCTTTGTCACCGGATCCTCCAGCAGGACCTCCAGGGTCTGCGCCTCTGTATCAGAGGCATAGACCGCGGGAAGTCCTTCTAATCCATATTTTCCGTCTGTGATCTTATGGCTCTTGTAGCGAAGATCACAGCAGTAGCTTCCGTCACCGTTCTGAACCGTCAGCGCGGTAACCCGGAAATCACCGGTCCCCCGTTCCGGGAACTCCTGCGGGAGCGCATCCAGCGAATAAGTCCGGTCTCCCTGTACATCGTAGGGATTTCCTGAAAATCCCCGGTCATAGTAGGTCAGGAGATAATCCATATCCCCGCTGACCTTCTTCCCATAGTATAAATGTATAAGGAATCCATAGGCGTCCACCTGAAACTGATAGGTGGTACTGGCC
This window of the Massilistercora timonensis genome carries:
- a CDS encoding alpha-amylase family protein — protein: MKINKEFETRFAKHEEELRWLYMELYNNGSMYAELCDQMREFYQKRRTDLKARDREKSKNPKWYRNNRMLGMMLYIDNFAGNLKGVREKLDYVEECNASFIHLMPFLDTVEGKSDGGYAVADFRKVRPDLGTMEDLADLARECHDRGIDVCMDFVMNHTSDEHEWARRALAGEGEYMSRYFFYDNPQIPQEFERTVPQVFPTTAPGNFTWLPQIGHYVMTSFYPYQWDLNYANPRVFNEMMYNFLFFANQGMDIIRIDAVPYIWKELGTSCRNLKQVHTIVRMMRMIGEIVCPAVALLGEVVMEPAKVVPYFGTVEKPECHMLYNVTTMATTWHSVAVQGTKLLKQQLDIVNHLPEEYTFLNYLRCHDDIGWGLDYGTLSSWQMKEVPHKRFLNDYFTGNFPGSESRGELYNDDPVTMDARFCGTAASMCGIESAGFEGDAAKMEKAIRKDLMLHAYMFLQRGLPMIYSGDEIGQVNDYSYKEDPRKREDSRYIHRGAFRWDLAEQRKKKGTVEARIFQALHQMEELRKKEAILGPDAQVCTWDTGDDGVLGLMRKYEGKTLVGIFNFTDWEKEIYFPEPGEYQDLLEKKKLEKDRVKLPQFGFLWALK
- a CDS encoding alpha-galactosidase, which gives rise to MGIAYQEEKRIFTLETASTTYQFQVDAYGFLIHLYYGKKVSGDMDYLLTYYDRGFSGNPYDVQGDRTYSLDALPQEFPERGTGDFRVTALTVQNGDGSYCCDLRYKSHKITDGKYGLEGLPAVYASDTEAQTLEVLLEDPVTKVQAVLLYGVLPEYDIITRSVRIANGGPDRIYVNKAASACLDFLDGEYDMISFYGRHAMERNFQRTPVHHGKQAVRSSRGASSHQYNPAVILAKPNTDERSGGCYGMVFVYSGNFECEIEKDQFNQTRAIMGLSEAFFSYPLDEGETFVIPETVLTYSDQGFGRLSRNLHRCFRRHLCRGRYRDQVRPILVNSWEADYFHFTGESICRLAKEAAGLGVEMLVLDDGWFGKRDDDNSSLGDWTVNEEKLGCTMGELIRRVNDLGLKFGIWIEPEMISEDSDLYRAHPDWALKIPSRNPIRARNQLVLDFSRKEIRDHVFDAICAVLDQGNVEYIKWDMNRSINDVYSWSGREHGRLLYDYVLGVYDFLERLIQRYPDMLIEGCCGGGGRFDAGMLYYAPQIWCSDNTDAIDRLEIQYGTSFIYPASSIGSHVSAVPNHQTGRITPMRTRGIVAMAGTFGYELDFGRLSEDEKREVRLQVEAYHKYAPLIQNGDYYRLTTPQTDEVGAWAFVSEDKKDVLISAVMIRRHGNMTVNYIRLQGLAPEKIYRDEKTGKSYSGAALMEAGIPLPIEEGEYLAYQMYLRQ